The nucleotide sequence CAGAGGGTATACCTATTAATCAAAAGACGAGGCTGCTCGGAGCGAAGTCTGGCAAAtatgaaaaggaagaatTCGGGGACGTACGCTTGAACCTTGTAAACAAGTTGCTGGTTGGGATTCGGCATTGTCGAATCAATGAGAAGAATGTGCTTTTTGATAGCAATGATGTGTTCAATGACTTAAATCAAAGGGTCTCTACGCAAAGTGGCGTTGGAGTGAACGTGGTATTTTGTAATCCGGTTTCGttatatcaacaatttcatgtATTTGGAACACTACCGTGGCTTTTAAAAATAATGGAGGATGCTTGTAAATTACGAGATGAAACATTGAGAGATACACTTTTCTTGAGGACGTTGTCGTTATTGTTCAAGCTTTTAACGAATGACTGGAGACTAAGTAAAGAGTTTGAAGGTTTTAGTGGCTATAATTTATTGGGGCTCATTCTACTTCAATACAAAGCCACCAATCCTAATTTAACTTTCCATACCGAGGCTGTTTCCACAGAGAGTGCTGAGATTGAAAGTTTAAGCTCTCTATTGAATATATTGTTGAGCTATTGTGGCTTTGATTTTGCTAACTCAGCAAAATCAGTgattatcaattttgaatgttATAgagttttggttttgaattttgatttgttctACCCGTCAGACTCGTTTgagtttcttctttcccATGTTTACACGTTGCTAGTAACTTCTGACTACAAGCAGCATAACCTACTATATATCAAAAAAGCAAGTTTACTAAAGCGATTGCTACATTTCCTCAAAAGCCCAAAAGTGAAAGATGGGCAATTATCCCCGAACTTTGAACACACTTTGCTGCGAATGATATTAGCACTTTTAGCAGAAGATGCAACCACTGAATCAATTCTAGCAGTGTCCTCATACATAATATTTGCTCTTTACAGCCCTGAAAGCTCGAAGATCTGTGCAAATGCTGCATTAATTGCTCTCACGGATTTCATTTGTGACCCAAAAACACCAATTAAGgctttgaagaaattttcaCGATCAATCACCATACATTGGATTACCCTTTTGTTTAAGAGTGAGATAGAGCTGGCTGTACGTTGTGGGGTGCGTTTGCTAACTCGTttattgaatattttggGGAAACACATTGTCAGCCGGTTCTTCGAGCAAAATCATGGGCTCGACATGTTATCGCTGTCCCTTGAATCTTGGTGGAGCAGCGGTAATGTTTTGAGATTAATTTTCTGTGCTTCCTTTGGTGTATCTGGTTCTCACGGCGTGGCGGAGCCACTAGCACCAATAGAATCTGCAGATATACAAGTACCAGAGTTTCTCTTGCTACTAAATGagttggaattgaatgCAATGTATACATTGAGCACCAACTTCGGTATGACTATGGGCAGTAATCCATCTACTCCAGTTAAAACGCGTGTTCAAGAAGACATTTCTTTATCATTTGATGTCCTTCATCTGCTTAATATGTGTTGCGATTGGTTAGAGAAGTTTAATGTTTTGTCGAAAATGGAAAATTCGCCACAATACATGAATGGCTTAGTTTATCTATTGGGGTATTTGAAACTAAGCTTGACGTGGTTTTCAGATGAAGCCACTCAGACCGGTTTTTCTCGGCTTTACAAACGCTTATTGGACTTGTTAACTCAGAACTATGTCTCCAGTCTACGGTATGGTAAATTTCACGCTACTTTCAACGAGTTAAGTGACTTTAGCAagctattgttgttgaattacGTATTTcccaaaatttttgaacatGTCAGAGACTTCATTACCCTCTCAAACTTCATTCACGATGAAGCTCAGTTCTCCAGAAACTTGGCAATTTTATTGCTGACATTCCACCATGAATTTGCAGGtaaaaattattttgttgcaaCGGAAGACTTACAAAATTATTTGACCTGTCAAGTCATATTGTTGgagaaaaatcaaacaaaagaggTGAAGAAGTTAGAGCCCATCTTGGTGGAAACGGTGACTCTACAACTTGTCCAAATTTCATGTGATATTGACTATGCATTCCATTCCAATGCAAAGCagttgacaattttgttgaaggagCTTCTTTACAGACAGATGACCATTTTCGATAAAGATGTTCTTAAACCAGATAGTTTAGTTCCAATAATCAAGCTTGTTCTTGGTATGGTATTGACCAACGGTCCGGAAGATGAACAAATATCGACAGAAATTACTTTCAGCTTCCTTAGAACTGCCTATTTACAGTGGATGAATGACTTTCCCATGGTTAtacaaaagttgaattttgacACGAGCTTAATGAATGAATTCTTTACAAATTTAATGACGAGAGATGACAATGAATCTTTATCTAAGTTAAGGAAATACCCTCCAGTTGTAAAGagtattttgaaagattttcAAGCATTAAAGCAAGAGTACTTGAAATCTGAACGTTTGAGAGTATCGAGCATTGCAAAAGCAAGTCTACATAGCGGAGCAAAGATAGCTCAAACAAATAGCATTTATGTGAAaagctttgaaaatgattgtcagttgttgaagagaCAGACAATGAGGGCAGAAAGAGCCAAGTACAACCGCACTGTTCAGGACCGGAATGACAATATGACTCAATACAACCAAGCATACCATACATTGAAGAGCGAGACAATTAGAATTTTTGGCCTTCATGAACCGGAGAGTTGCACACTCGACTATATTGAAAACGATGACAGGATGCGAAGGCGATTTGTGATAGAAGATCTATTGCCAGAATCTGAAAAACTAAGCTATGAAGTTCAAGTACCTTTATTGCAGTCTGAAGTTGAAGCAGCCCTTCCGAATGAATCCATCTACACAGTTGTACCCAATACTGTTGACACAATGTCTTTTTCCAATGAGCTTTTAGAAAGTATCGTTGACAATTCAAAGCCACGGGAAAGCCACAATGAGACCACTGTTGATGAGAATGAggaagattttgatgacaAAAACAGACGCGTTAGTAGGAGCTTATATGTTGGTGATCAAATCGTATCTATTTGGAATGTTTGCCAAATCAATGGGTTGGTGCCTGTTGAAAGTCTATTGATTTTGGGATCAAGCTACTTatatttgattgaaaattacTTTCATGGACAAGACGGgaatattgttgatgtgCATGATGCTCCGCAAGAGCTCAGAGATCCTATTACACAGTTGGTTAATTTGCAATCCAGTAGTCTAGATTTGAGTAGTCACTCACATAGGACCAAAAGTTGGGGATTGGACAAATTGAGTTGCATATCTAGACGCCAGTTTTTGCTTCGTGATAATGCGCTAGAAATGTTTTTCAGTGATGGATCCAACATTTTGATAACATGCTTGACTTCCAAAGAAAGTAGCGTTGTATACAATAAGCTATCTCGCTATGCTACAGGTAAAGACATCGACCCTGATCTTACACAAGCATTGGCACTGAACTCAAATGTTTCACACAATAACAGTATTTCCTCCAAATTGGTGTCGGCATTGTCTAATTCGTCCCTTAACAGCTATCTTCATTTATCTGCTACTAAAAGGTGGAAAATGGgagaaatttcaaatttttattACTTGATGATAATAAACACTTTGGCAGGAAGGacattcaatgatttgacTCAATACCCAGTGTTTCCTTGGGTGATAGCTGATTACATGAGCGAGTCGTTGGACTTGTCAAATCCTAAAGCATTCAGAGACTTGTCAAAGCCAATGGGTGCACAAACATCCGGCAGAGCGAACCAGTTTAAGGAGAGATATGAGGCATTGGCTAGTTTGGACGATCGAGATGCTCCTCCCTTCCATTATGGAACACATTATTCATCTGCAATGATTGTCACGTCTTATTTGATTAGATTGAAACCGCATGTTCAATCGTATCTTTTATTACAAGGAGGTAAATTCGATCATGCGGATAGACTTTTTAATTCAATAGAAAAGGCTTGGTATTCGGCTTCACGAGACAACACAACAGATGTCAGGGAATTAATTCCCGAATTCTACTACTTGCCTGAATTTCTTgtaaattcaaacaattttgattttggaaaattgcaaaatggTGAAAAATGCGATGATGTAAAATTACCTCCGTGGGCCAAAGGAGATCcgaaattgtttattgctAAAAATAGAGAGGCTTTGGAGAGTCCGTATGTTTCAGCTAACTTGCATTTATGGATTGATTTGGTGTTTGGGTTGAAACAGAGTGGGCCCTATGCCATCGACTCATTAAATGTATTTCATCACTACTCTTATAATGgagcaattgatttggataatATAGAAGATGATGTACAAAAACGTGCGGTCATTGGCAtgatcaacaactttggtCAAACTCCAGCAAAAgtgttttcaaaaccacACGTCATGAAGGAGGTTTTGAATTTACCATCTTATTATTTGACGTTGTTGAGTTTTGAAAGGGAGCCCGCTTTGGTGTTCGAATCCAAGATCAGGGAGCCAATAGCTAAATTAGAAATTAGTTCAAGGAACCCTCGTCGATGGGTTGGAAGACACAAATGTGTTTCATGCGAAGATGAACTTTTGATTCGAAAACCAAAGTATCCTAACTTTCTCAATGGCTCTTTAATAATCAATGATACGACTTTTACAAACATCCACTCCTGTGATATAACGTCTATATTGCAAATTGGATTTAAGATTTTCCTAACCGGGGCACAAAATGGTTTAATCTCAGTTTGGAAATATCAAGTGAAACCGCAAATATCTTTGGAACACATTACTACATTGAGAGGACATTTTTGTTCTATTACAAACATGGCCTACAGTAGAAGCTTTAAAATTGGTGTTAGCgtggatgaagatggagtAGTTATATTGTGGGATTTGATTAgattcaactttatcaagAAGTTCTCTCCTGATGATGAAGGTCGTTCGAGATGTCTTGCCAGTATCTCAAATGATTCTGGGAATATTGCAATCATGCGAGGAAATGGAAAGCAAGGTATATTGAAACTATACAATGTGAATGGTGGCTATATCCTTTCCAAaaccattgaaaaatttgacaatGTTTCTGCAGTAACATTTGGGACTACAAATATACCGGGACTCAGTGGAAGCAGGTCAGGAGCTCTTCAAAATCACGTATATTGGTCTAATGAACTTTTGGTTGTTGCTCGCAATGAGAGTGTTGAAATTTGGGAATTGACTCACGATTCTCAAGCCGGGTGGGAATTGAGCCTACTACAAGAGATATCAGTACACATTAGCGGAAAGATTACgacaatttgtttattgaaatGTTCCGAGGTTGATAACGAGGATAGGCTCATACGTGGtgtgttgaaattgatatttgGTGATTCAACAGGTAAAGTATACGTTGTATAGAGGACTGACGATGAAATGAATTTATAATACACAGAGCAAGCTATTCCAGGTGGGCTACT is from Candida orthopsilosis Co 90-125, chromosome 1 draft sequence and encodes:
- a CDS encoding Bph1 protein, coding for MRLSNDDESQDSSEQQIIKKLTELFPQLELEEESLLNWEVELAESIDTYGIEEAIAGIAHFEPDIEPTIHDRNVSTVLDLIKGHIQEGNEFGSLIIEILCSTLSQSQQLRIKNHGNLPILINLYMSLLKGYTNHETFTTLNALKKLILILMDLGCDIDTFRKIVSPLYTGSNELMCQELMELLNQILEKYPTHYPFILTNQQINFPISDSINKSFSIYGWIKLSNPNIESNNFCIVTLLSSDSSTCTIFTLRIVNGNQIMVELKNPVNKSRSQFAFNHIINEAVDEPFQIALTYDERTNLNLYINGELHESIPCAGLHKDSTSWNKISIGETDCGLVVRNISLTNVSLPHELIEYLFCLGVGTNASLRNLNDSMLSNLRTQLSYNTLFTFARRQIVKKKAEGIPINQKTRSLGAKSGKYEKEEFGDVRLNLVNKLSVGIRHCRINEKNVLFDSNDVFNDLNQRVSTQSGVGVNVVFCNPVSLYQQFHVFGTLPWLLKIMEDACKLRDETLRDTLFLRTLSLLFKLLTNDWRLSKEFEGFSGYNLLGLILLQYKATNPNLTFHTEAVSTESAEIESLSSLLNILLSYCGFDFANSAKSVIINFECYRVLVLNFDLFYPSDSFEFLLSHVYTLLVTSDYKQHNLLYIKKASLLKRLLHFLKSPKVKDGQLSPNFEHTLSRMILALLAEDATTESILAVSSYIIFALYSPESSKICANAALIALTDFICDPKTPIKALKKFSRSITIHWITLLFKSEIESAVRCGVRLLTRLLNILGKHIVSRFFEQNHGLDMLSSSLESWWSSGNVLRLIFCASFGVSGSHGVAEPLAPIESADIQVPEFLLLLNELELNAMYTLSTNFGMTMGSNPSTPVKTRVQEDISLSFDVLHSLNMCCDWLEKFNVLSKMENSPQYMNGLVYLLGYLKLSLTWFSDEATQTGFSRLYKRLLDLLTQNYVSSLRYGKFHATFNELSDFSKLLLLNYVFPKIFEHVRDFITLSNFIHDEAQFSRNLAILLSTFHHEFAGKNYFVATEDLQNYLTCQVILLEKNQTKEVKKLEPILVETVTLQLVQISCDIDYAFHSNAKQLTILLKELLYRQMTIFDKDVLKPDSLVPIIKLVLGMVLTNGPEDEQISTEITFSFLRTAYLQWMNDFPMVIQKLNFDTSLMNEFFTNLMTRDDNESLSKLRKYPPVVKSILKDFQALKQEYLKSERLRVSSIAKASLHSGAKIAQTNSIYVKSFENDCQLLKRQTMRAERAKYNRTVQDRNDNMTQYNQAYHTLKSETIRIFGLHEPESCTLDYIENDDRMRRRFVIEDLLPESEKLSYEVQVPLLQSEVEAALPNESIYTVVPNTVDTMSFSNELLESIVDNSKPRESHNETTVDENEEDFDDKNRRVSRSLYVGDQIVSIWNVCQINGLVPVESLLILGSSYLYLIENYFHGQDGNIVDVHDAPQELRDPITQLVNLQSSSLDLSSHSHRTKSWGLDKLSCISRRQFLLRDNALEMFFSDGSNILITCLTSKESSVVYNKLSRYATGKDIDPDLTQALASNSNVSHNNSISSKLVSALSNSSLNSYLHLSATKRWKMGEISNFYYLMIINTLAGRTFNDLTQYPVFPWVIADYMSESLDLSNPKAFRDLSKPMGAQTSGRANQFKERYEALASLDDRDAPPFHYGTHYSSAMIVTSYLIRLKPHVQSYLLLQGGKFDHADRLFNSIEKAWYSASRDNTTDVRELIPEFYYLPEFLVNSNNFDFGKLQNGEKCDDVKLPPWAKGDPKLFIAKNREALESPYVSANLHLWIDLVFGLKQSGPYAIDSLNVFHHYSYNGAIDLDNIEDDVQKRAVIGMINNFGQTPAKVFSKPHVMKEVLNLPSYYLTLLSFEREPALVFESKIREPIAKLEISSRNPRRWVGRHKCVSCEDELLIRKPKYPNFLNGSLIINDTTFTNIHSCDITSILQIGFKIFLTGAQNGLISVWKYQVKPQISLEHITTLRGHFCSITNMAYSRSFKIGVSVDEDGVVILWDLIRFNFIKKFSPDDEGRSRCLASISNDSGNIAIMRGNGKQGILKLYNVNGGYILSKTIEKFDNVSAVTFGTTNIPGLSGSRSGALQNHVYWSNELLVVARNESVEIWELTHDSQAGWELSLLQEISVHISGKITTICLLKCSEVDNEDRLIRGVLKLIFGDSTGKVYVV